In Triticum aestivum cultivar Chinese Spring unplaced genomic scaffold, IWGSC CS RefSeq v2.1 scaffold84628, whole genome shotgun sequence, one genomic interval encodes:
- the LOC123175519 gene encoding uncharacterized protein has translation MLGCFPAVGAGRRPPRSPPTGLLNLIYDDGSTSTSVSVSPPSSASTSSSAFLDEVDPADADAQADLSSAIASRRLSLALPGRSNSIVDSSSPEHAAAPSCHGGTTCSVIPTQEAVRSVTLSTDAPRAEFLKSILEMAEAALASRKAAPAAGGRLARAGCPQGPLGLHRAPGLPQPTSPRCPAFTLCALLQPRVTLARWMVGLATSHRHCLGIPVDNSYWRRVVDDSCWRRAITLDYCCPHAAPVSCR, from the coding sequence ATGCTCGGCTGCTTCCCCGCCGTCGGGGCCGGCCGGAGGCCCCCCAGGTCACCGCCGACGGGGCTCCTTAACCTTATCTACGACGacggctccacctccacctccgtctccgtctcgccaccctcctccgcctccacctcctcctcggccttCCTCGACGAGGTCGACCCCGCCGACGCCGACGCGCAGGCCGACCTCTCCTCCGCCATCGCGTCCCGCCGCCTCTCCCTCGCACTCCCCGGCCGCTCCAACTCCATCGTCGACTCCTCCTCCCCCGAGCACGCCGCCGCTCCTAGCTGCCACGGCGGCACCACGTGCAGCGTGATCCCGACGCAGGAGGCGGTGCGGAGCGTGACGCTGTCGACGGACGCGCCCCGCGCCGAGTTCCTCAAGTCCATCCTGGAGATGGCGGAGGCTGCTCTTGCCTCCCGCAAGGCAGCCCCAGCCGCTGGTGGCCGTTTGGCCCGCGCTGGATGCCCCCAAGGCCCGTTGGGGCTGCATCGAGCTCCCGGCCTCCCCCAGCCGACTTCGCCGCGATGTCCAGCCTTCACGCTATGTGCGCTGCTCCAACCCCGCGTGACCCTGGCCAGATGGATGGTGGGCTTGGCGACCAGCCACCGCCATTGCTTGGGCATCCCTGTCGACAACTCCTATTGGCGCCGCGTCGTCGACGACTCATGTTGGCGCCGCGCTATCACCCTCGACTACTGCTGTCCTCATGCAGCCCCCGTCTCCTGCCGGTGA